The genomic region GGGGGAGTGGATGTCATAGACGCCTGGGCCAATGCCGGCTCCGTAGGTCACGCCCTCACGGAAGACCGACAGGAGCTTCTCGTCGGAGCGGGAGTTCTCAATGGTGATGACGTCGGCGTCCATGTTGATGATGGAGTGGATGATATCGTTGAAGTTGGAGTAGCACATGTGAGTGTGAATCTGCCCAGGAAACAAAAAGTCTCGTAAGGGATGGATGATGATGGTAACAAAGATTTTCTGAATACCTTCATGGCATTCCAAGTAGATTACCTGAGTGGTGTCTTGCACACCGCAGTTGGTGATTCTGAATGAGTGGACAGCCCAGTCCAAGTAGAAAGCATGCTCCGACTTGCGAAGTGGCAGACCCTCTCTTAGAGCAGCCTCGTCAATCTGGATCACCTGTAGACGACCGAAGCGTATTTGTTACACATGCCACGCGGACATAGTAATGATATGGTGACAAGACAGCTAAAGCTTATGTACAAACCTGAATACCACCAGCTTCAAGATCCTCAACCTCCTTCTTAATGGCAAGAGCAATCTGGTAGCATGTCTCAAACCTGTATAACAAGAAGTGGCGTACCAATTAGTAGGAGTTAAAACACATCTACGTGAAGGCCGTGAAATCAAAACAGAGCTAGGGAGCGGTATCAACCTTGGCTGGTCGTTCCTGACAAAAGACCAGTTGAGGATTGTGACAGGGCCAGTCAGCATTCCCTTCATTGGGCGAGGGGTCATGTCCTGAGCCATCTTGGACCAGAAGACTGTCATGGGGTTGGGGCGGCTGACATCACCATAGATGATCGGTGGCTTCACGCAACGTGATCCATAGGATTGCACCCATCCATTGGCAGTAAATGCAAAACCAGATAATTGCTCGCCAAAGTACTCAACCATGTCATTTCTCTGAAATGCACATAGAAATTGGTCAAAAAAATGCACATACACTAAGTTACCAGAGAATAAATACGATATGCTTAAGCAAAATCCTATTTCAAAGATCCATAAACAGATATAGCTTCATTTCAAAACGTCCAAACATCTTGCAAATGAGTCTGCAACAAACAATATTAATTAGCATTGCTCACCTCAGGCTCTCCATGGACGAGCACATCGATGTCAAGCTCCTCTTGGATCTTGACAACCTTGCTAATTTCTTCCTTGATAGCACTGACATACTCCTCCTCAGAGATCCTGCAGTGACACAAATATTCAATAAAAATGCAGGAAATATTACAAGAAAGGTCTACTCAGAGATCCTGCAGTGACACAAATTTTCAATTAAAATCACAGGAAATATCACATGAAAGAGTCCATCTAGAGGCACTCACTTCTTCGCCTTGTACTCACGGCGGACCCTCCTGAGGTCCATTGTCTGAGGGAATGAACCGATTGTTGTAGTTGGGAGGATAGGAAGGTTGAGCTTCTTCTGCTGAGCGTCCAGTCTAGCAGAAACAGGGGTAGCACGGCGGTGGTCAGAGCCCTTCAAAGCAGCCGCCTGTAAGAAATGCACTTCCTGTTAATAATTGGCATGTGCGAACTCTTAATGTGTGTGTATATGACCAAACTTCAGTGAACTTACAGCCTTCTGAACCTCCTCATTGTTCACTCTGGGTGACGACCTCCTTGAGGCCtgagcagcggcattggcggcaaAGTAGGCCTGTATTTGACAATATTCAACAATAAATGTCAGTAAAGGTAGTTAGGAGTTGCAATTAAAGTGGTGCAAGGAAGCATCAGGCTATAATGAGAGAGAGAAAAGGAAGAATGGCATACCTCATCCTTGAGACCAGCCAAAGCCTTGCCAAGTGCATTCACCTCAACCACCTTTTGGGCAGCAAATGCGAGCCATGACTTGATCTCACTGTCAAGCTTAGTCTCGTTCACAAGATCAACAGCAGTGTGCATCAGAGAGCAGGAGGTGGACACCACAAGCTTGTCTGCACGAAAGTATTCACAATTGTTTTAATACATAAAGCAATGGCAATGGGTAACAGATACCACCTCTGAGTCACACTGTAGGTCGTTTTAGAATATGTGCTAATGGAACATTTTAAGGTTTGATCACAACTATCAGTATAGAACAAATACCAACATCTGTGACACATTAATACAGTACTATAATATCATGAGATATATGTTTATAATCAATACTTGGTTTTATTTGAGGCAACATATTTTCATAGGAACTGACGGTCAAAGTTTCACCTAAAGAACTGTAAATGTCGAAAACGTCCTAAACTGTGACCTGGAGATAGTAAATAATAAATATATTGTTTACTGCTTACCCTTGCCAACAACAGCCTCAAGAGACTGAAGAGTGCTGAGAGATGCAGCGAGATCATCAGCCCAGATGTTCCTTCCATCTACAACACCAGCAAATAAGTACTTCCCAGATGGGATACCAGCGCTCTTGATAAGTTCAAGTGTCTTAGTTCCACGAACAAGATCAAAACCATAGGCAGTCACGCCACTCAATGATGTGAGGGTCCTGTGGTTACAAAAGAATTAGTTACTGTTTTGCTGTTTTAATAGAACAACTTGAAACACACAAAACGGCTGAGTAGAATTGATTAGCACTGGAGAAACGTACTTGTAAGATTCAGCAGGAACATCGGCAAAGTATGTCTCAATAAGCACATTCAATCCAGAGAGTGCCGATTCGAGTTCAGCATATGCTGAAGAGAACGCGGCCAATTCGTGAACAGCAAGGTCCTTAACAAGGGTGGGCTCATCAAACTGAATCCATGAAGCACCAGCTGCCTTCAGCTCAGCCACAACTTCCCTACAATTTATATAACAAATGACATCATCAACTGAAGATTCAAGTTAAAAGAAAAGGAGTTGGTTGTGTCAGCCGATGCTTACTTGTAGATGGGAAGAATGCTATCAAGAAGTGAAAGAAGAGAGAATGATTTCTCCACACCCTTCGCTGCCTTGGAGAGCAGCAAGTATGAGACTGGTCCAACAAGCACTGGAACAGTGTCAACACCGAGCTGCATGGAAGAACATGTAAGCATGCAGGCATCATTTTGCGAAGACAAATAGCATGGCAAATGAATTTCTATATTCAGGTCCTTGAAATGAATTTCTATATTCAGTTAGGTATGCAAATGGTAATGCATTATTCTGTGGACGACAGAAAAAAAAACATGCTTGTTCCAGAACTATAAATTTCAACTTGAGGTATAGGTTACAAAATCAACTAGTCAGCGTTTTGCAGTATGGGATTGCTAAGATATGGGGTCTCATCCAGATGTGGCTAAAGGCTCTACTTTAACCAAAGAACATGTAACTAGCAAAGCAAGACATAAAAACTAGCACTGTGGGATCAGATTTAGATAGCTAGCACAAAATAGTAGTACAGGTCAGAAGATATTTTTTACTACCAAATCATGTGCAAGGAAACTACTGTGAAAAGGAGGCTGAGACAATGCTGTGGGTGAAGGAACATACCGCCTTTGCCTCCTTGTATTCAGAGACAGCCTTGTGTGAAGCATATGAGAACTTGGTTGCTGGGCTCAATTCAGGCACAATGAAGTGGCTGCAAAAGAGTAACAAAGCCAGTAAGCAAAATTGCATGACCAATGCCCTCAAAAAATTTCACCTCTGATCACCATTAAAGAGATGCAGATTGACTTACTAGTTGGTGTCAAACCACTTGGTCATCTCCATAGCAGGGACAGTGGCATTGCCCCTGGCCATTGAGAAGTAGGTGCTGTGGCCAATCTCTCCGCCAGTCCATGAGTAGCGGTCCGGGACGGCACCAAGCATGGCCGTTGTGTCAAGCACCTGGTCATAGTATGAGAAGGTGTTGCTGGGAATGTACTTAATCCCAGCCTCTGACATCTGCTTCCAGATGCTGGCCCTGAGGTCGGCGGCAACCTTCTCCAAATCCTCAGCGCTGCTCTTCCCATCCCAGAAAGACTCCAAGGCAAACTTGAGCTCCCTCTTGGGGCCCATGCGAGGGTATCCAACAATGTGGGATGCCATCTTTCTACACCATACAAAAATCAAAATCAATTAATCTGCAGGAACATTGGTTGGTAAGGGACTTTCCAAAATACTTTGCACATATAGCAAAGTATATATATCTGCAACCTAACAGGCAAGGgatccaaaataaaaataaaaatcaattAATTTGCACATACAGCAAAATATATATCTGTGAGCTAATAGCCAAGGGATCCGAAATTATCACAGCATATTCCTCCAAACCAAATCAGTACTTGATCTTATTCGTCCTTTTCATGTAGACAAATTTTTTAATTACTGTGGCATGGGCTCCTTCAGTAAGAATTAATAAGCTTAAGAAATACCTTTGGCTAAGCCAGGATGTTTCTTTATAACACTCGGAATGTTTAGCCACACCATGAAGGCAGGCTACACGCACTAAAGGCCTCCATTTAGGATCCAACAAACTCCCATGGTGTGGGTACAGGGCAGCTAAAATCGGCCGGAAAGAAAGCAGGGTCCCTCTCAGGCATGAAGGCATCATCATATACTACTACAAACAACATAACATTCAGGGGAACGGATGTCTGGGATCAAAACGTCTTAGGACGAGGAGGACATGCAGAGTTCAAGTTAAACACAGGATTTATATGTAAAATAAAATAGTAACAACGCTGATCAGAAAATGTCCTGGTACTACGGATATGCATAATTGGACAGAACTGGAGGCAAATTAAATTGGCCGACGGGTTAGAACGGCCGAGGAAACAAACTGATCATTAGAAATGATAATAAGAATCAGCACATAAAACCAGCAGTCACTCCCTGGCAGTCGCTCTACAGATACAGTACACAGCCAATGCAATCTCAGATCGTAACTAGGAGGCACAGCAGATCTGATGCGAGGAACCTAACCACCGCATCGACCTCAGATCCACCGAGGGCGCGGCCGAGAGGCTCGGATCTGGACACCGAGCGGCCACCGCCATGCAGGTGGCGGATCCGGGTGGCCGGGGCGGCCGCGGCCAGCCAAAATTCAGTTCGGGTTTAAGCCCGAACCTCATCAGAAAACCAAACGCCCGATGCCGCTGGCGGGGCGGGGAGACATCGGGGACGCGACGAGCTTACActacggcgcggcgcggcgcggcggcgtcaGGCGGACTGCGCGGGGGATTTCGCGCCGCGCTTGCGCGCGCGCGCAAGCATTGGGTCGGACGCatgcgggaggggaggggagggggggcggcggcgaggcggcttacCCTTGGAGCGGAGGAGTCGCGGAGCGGCGCCGGAGATggggaggaagacgatagggggggaggaggaggatggcggtgggcACGGGGAATTGGGGGGTTTGGGGGGGTTTATTTATAATGTGTAAGCAAACGGGGAGGGCGGGGGGTTGGTACGGTGCATACGTTGGGATCTGGTGAGAGTGGTGAGATCCCTCTCAACTAATCTCTGTTAGTGTACTAACGTGTTGTTGTTGAGTGATTCAAAGTTGTTACTACTAGCAAAGGCACTCTCCATCCATCAAAACTTTTAGTATTTTATTTTTTCTAGGGACGCATGTCTGTCGTCGGTCGATTTTTTGGGCCGCGCGATATTCAGATCCGACGGCCTCAGGCTCTAGCTTGTTTCTCATTTTTCATCTTCGACATGCGCCCCCCCCTCCGTCGCGCTGCTCCGCCCCGACCACCCCTCTAAACCCCGACACGATCTCTGCCGCCGGCGACCCCCCTCCTCTCTCGTGCGGCACCGAACCCGTAAACCTCTAACTTCCCTCCATCAATGATGTCGTTGCCGCGTCATCCCCTGATGAATCGACTAACGGAATCGGATTTTCAGACACCCTATGAAGCGATCTCTGTCACATCGAGATTCCTATTGCTCACATTGCCGTCAAAACCTCCTAACTTTAGCAGCTTGCTCTGCTCCAGtttgagaaagaaaaaaaatacgtCGAGAGCACACCTGAAGCACCGCTGCAACACGTGAAGGCCCGTTGCACGACGTGAATCAAACGGAGATGCGTGCGAGCTGCTAACTGGAATATTCGCCACATTTGGTGGGCATGCATGTAAGGAGATTCCTAAGCCAGCGTCAGTGGCAGTGCCACTAGTTTGCCACGTCCTCATTTCTGCGAGGAAATGAAGCAAGCTTTGGTCACATGTGCAACATACGCAAACACAACAATCTTCACAAACATACTTTCGTCACAGGTCAAGTGGATATTTACTATCTAGCATGTACACAAacaatttttggtatttttttaacacagtacaatcgAAGTCCATCGCTTACACGAGCGTACATTCACCActatgaacgcacgcacgcacTCACACCCTACCCATATCAGCACCTACGATAGACTAAGccgacacatcatcttgagattaacAAAGTCACCACATGTATACGTCATCGTAGTCGACGGAACATCTTCtctcactgaacgcacatcgccggaagaCCTAAAACgaatccagaaaaatgcgagcaTCAATGTCAAGTTTAGGACTTGAACTCTGGTGTGCTGGGGATACCGCCGTCCTCCTCACGATATTTGGTATCTTTTGCCTTGTTTGACACTGGCTTAGACTTCCATAAAAAAAACTTCAAACAATACAGCTCAACAATTCAAAGTTTTCCCTTTAAGAAGGGAAAGAGCTAGCAGGACTCAACCGACGGATCGTTCGTCGCCCGTCTATTGCGTCCCCAGAGTGACGTGTGTCCCCCCGTGGGGCGCACCACCATACGTTATCTCCATGCAAGAGCTCTCGTCTAGTCGTTCCGTTCGTTCTTCTTGCCACATTCCCTCTTTTCTCAGATTACATCGATGATGCAAGTTCACGGTTGCGTGCTACCACCGGACACCATGGCTGCAAATCATTACAGCCACCACGTTGCGAGCTCCACCGAAAAACCACCCTTGCAGCAAACACCGATGGTGCAAACTAGGCGAGGCGGGACCGCTTCAGAGCGCGCCTCCCAATCTCAGAAACAAAGGCCGTGTCGCAATGAGTCACCACCGCTTCAGAGCGCGCCTCCCAATCTCAGAAACAAAGGCCGTGTCGCAATGAGTCACCACCGCTTCAGAGCGCGCCTCCCAATCTCAGAAACAAAGGCCGTGTCGCAATGAGTCACCACCGCTTCAGAGCGCGCCTCCCAATCTCAGAAACAAAGGCCGTGTCGCAAATGAGTCGCGACCGCTTCAGAGTGCAGCTGCAACAAGGCTTGTGCTGCAATGAGGGACGGTGAGCAGCGGCAGAtctagggcgggggggggggggggggggcatggccccGCAAACAATCTGCTGAACTTTTTTTTGCTAGTGCATTCACATGTAAATTTAATATTTTATTAACCATCTGTAATGTGTTTTGACAATAAAAGCTACTTCTCTTTGTAAAGTTACCCCCACATTGGTCAAATTATAGATCCGCCACTGAATGTGAGCGTCATGGACCGGACAGTTTGCGGCGGgccatttctttcttcttcttttttgaaaaGATAAGCCGGCCGACACGTACAGCACGCCTAACAAAACTAGTATTCAAAGTTACAACAGGTACAAACTGCTTTTTTCTCTTTTTCCGAAGCAGAGTTCTACTGTTCCCTCGCGGGAGCATTTGTGCCCGAGCGGCGGTGAACGAAGTTGAAGTCGAGTGCGAATGAAATCATCCGTGCAACAATTCTAAATAGGAGTAGTAGATTGCATCCGGGCAGGAGTGCGGAATGGTGGTGTGGTGGGTGGATTAAAGTAGCGATTTCCATGGTGATGGAATCCCTGCGTGTGGAATCCTGATTGGAGGACAAGGACATTCCAAGTGGCAACCGGACAGCAACCGAGGTGTGCGTGCGCCCCCAGCTAGAGTAGCAGGTGCTGTAGCGAAACTCATTGCAAAAGAGGGTAAATCGGCAAACTAATAAAACCTTAATCAAAACTATTCAActagcctaaaaataaaaaaaaccttcaATGAAAGAGTttactttttttttgcgaaatttcTGTAAATTTGAAGTTGAACTTAATTAACGACCTGAGCAGTGCTACACACACGATAATGTTGGCACGATTCATGCACGACAACAGATATCTGTCCGTCCATGCATGTAGCAGAGCCCAGCAGACGGTTTGATCCCGCATCGTTCATCTGTCGTGCATACTTTTGTCGTCCGCTCAGCAGTTCCGACACCACCCCCGGGCCCGCTGAGCCAAGTGGAGCAACTCCTTGTGTCCATGCCTCTTCTCCCTCTAAAAAAAAGCTCCTTGTGTGTGGCTCACTCACCAACCATGACGATGACAGCGGCGTTGAGCTATCTACATACTTTCCGTCCGGTTTGGTGGCTTGGTTTGGTTTCCATCACACTCGCTCGAAAACACACACCCATGCAGATGCAGAAAAGGAAGAGTCTCCTCGTTCAGCATGAatcttttctactccctccgtttctaaatataagattttttagagatttcaaatggagtaCACACATACgcatgtatgtagacatattttagaggatagattcactcattttgctccgtatgtatgtagtcatttgttaaaatctctagaaagacctatatttaggaacggagggagtagtatgcaaAATGCATTGGAAGGAAGAGGGTGGTTGGTAGGTGCCCCCACTTGCAGGCTGTGGGGCCCACCGTCTGAGCAGGAAAGGTGGGGGGTTGGTGGTTGGTAGGTGCCCCCGCTGCCGTCTGCGGTTGCAATCACATTCAGGCCAAGTAGTCCCGTGCTTGCAAAGATCACTACCGCCATTCGTACTGTTTGGACCTTTACTG from Triticum aestivum cultivar Chinese Spring chromosome 4A, IWGSC CS RefSeq v2.1, whole genome shotgun sequence harbors:
- the LOC123087362 gene encoding 5-methyltetrahydropteroyltriglutamate--homocysteine methyltransferase 1, which produces MASHIVGYPRMGPKRELKFALESFWDGKSSAEDLEKVAADLRASIWKQMSEAGIKYIPSNTFSYYDQVLDTTAMLGAVPDRYSWTGGEIGHSTYFSMARGNATVPAMEMTKWFDTNYHFIVPELSPATKFSYASHKAVSEYKEAKALGVDTVPVLVGPVSYLLLSKAAKGVEKSFSLLSLLDSILPIYKEVVAELKAAGASWIQFDEPTLVKDLAVHELAAFSSAYAELESALSGLNVLIETYFADVPAESYKTLTSLSGVTAYGFDLVRGTKTLELIKSAGIPSGKYLFAGVVDGRNIWADDLAASLSTLQSLEAVVGKDKLVVSTSCSLMHTAVDLVNETKLDSEIKSWLAFAAQKVVEVNALGKALAGLKDEAYFAANAAAQASRRSSPRVNNEEVQKAAAALKGSDHRRATPVSARLDAQQKKLNLPILPTTTIGSFPQTMDLRRVRREYKAKKISEEEYVSAIKEEISKVVKIQEELDIDVLVHGEPERNDMVEYFGEQLSGFAFTANGWVQSYGSRCVKPPIIYGDVSRPNPMTVFWSKMAQDMTPRPMKGMLTGPVTILNWSFVRNDQPRFETCYQIALAIKKEVEDLEAGGIQVIQIDEAALREGLPLRKSEHAFYLDWAVHSFRITNCGVQDTTQIHTHMCYSNFNDIIHSIINMDADVITIENSRSDEKLLSVFREGVTYGAGIGPGVYDIHSPRIPSTEEIADRVNKMLAVLDTNILWVNPDCGLKTRKYTEVKPALTNMVAAAKLIRTQLASTK